The following nucleotide sequence is from Trifolium pratense cultivar HEN17-A07 linkage group LG2, ARS_RC_1.1, whole genome shotgun sequence.
atgAGAATAGGAGTACATTTGATTTATTTGACTAACGAtctcttggtttttttttattcaaggaTGCTTTTTagtatttagttttttttttttttgtcaattagcctagtggctagaaaatccaccttaaaaggtgaataagtggagtgtcccgggttcgggttcgaacccgggctcctgcacatatagtgtgatgtccctaccaattgagcaaagctcacggggacaatatttagtattttttacTCAATAGaagtatataaattattatttcccATCCACACTATTGATTCTGGTGCAGCGGTTGTCTTCAATCTTGAACACTGTCATGTTTTAAGTTTGATACCTAAATACGACACTTTTGCCTTTCCATAAAAATTGTTGCCCAAAAAAtgcttaaaaagaaaatttaaggaTTTAAACTTCCATCCTTTTCGAAACAAGAGCAATTCATGCCGTCACATGatcaaatttttcttaaaattttagtGAAGTGTGACTTAATGTTTGACCCTTTCATGAAAAATAGTCAAGCTCTGTCAATGTTCATGGTTGTTTAACTATTATATTTCCAGGTTAATTTTCAGCTTCAGGTCTTCTCTTTTCATGAAGAACACTTGAGAGCCTGGCTTTCAATTTTTAGGCCATGGGGTTTCTAGGGTTTATAAGAAGGTATAATTACCCCTTCAAAGATAAAACTCGAAATCGAGCATACTTAATTCAGCATATGCAAAGAAGAGGCTTCTCAAAGGAACAAGTGTTCAAGGGCGATGATGCAGTGCTTCCAGTTCTGATAATTGGTGCTGGGCCTGTGGGTCTTGTTCTCTCTATTCTCCTCACAAAGTTAGGTAGGTTCTGAAGTTTTCTTGTGAGTCGTGTTTGAAAATTATGCAGCAATTATAATGAGAAATGCCATGTTTTCAGTTTGTAATTTTGCAATGACGATAATTTCTACTTCCATTCaatgtttatatatttgttgAAAAAAGTTGTGTGTGATGGATAATGCATGACTTTAAAACGAGCTATAGAGTTTCCTTTGTTAATTTGTGTTACTAGAATACTAGCTTATCTGGCAATGCTCCTATAACTCTGATAAATAAGGTACATAAGTGTCTATTTACTTAAAGAAAATGTTAATTGATTTCACTTTTAACTGCAAAAATTCCACTCTGTTTTCACTTTGATTTTTGCTTtcaaatatttgtattttaaagGATAGAGTGAATTACTGCGACATCTGTGGTAATGTAAATAAGGGTCTCTGGTCTGGTTACGTTgaggaaatattttttttcgtttaattgttttcacttttaattacaaaaatacTACATTGTTGTCACTTTGTTTCCTGTTCCCAAACAAAATAATGATATTGTTTTCACACTGTTTTCAATttactcatatttttttatttatatttgttgtTCTTCATGACATGTAAATATATCTCCTTTTGTTTGTTTGCAGGTATTAATTGCACAGTTTTGGAGAGAAACAAGGCATTTTCAAAACATCCACAAGCACACTTCATCAACAATCGATCCATGGAGGTTAATACCACTctttgataaatatttttatttcctgaAAAAGCACTGATATATTTTAACTCTCTGTGCCATTATAGATATTCCGCAAGATTGATGGCCTTGTTGAAGAGATCCAAAGGTCTCAACCACCAGTAGACTTATGGAGGAAGTTCGTATATTGCACTTCCCTTTCTGGTTCAATTCTTGGATCTGTAGATCACATACAACCTCAAGGTGCTATTCTATAATCCACTTGAGCCAATTTCGTGTGTGATAGCAATTATATGAATATTACTATTTTAGGGTAGTTTTGACAATGCTGCTTAGCATTCAAAATATGGAGTATCAACATTCAGACTACCTATGATGTTTTTATCATTTTGGTCTACATTAAGCTTCAGAAGATTCATATATCTTGTACTTGTTGTCAGATCTTGAGCATGTTGCTAGCCCAGTCTCTGTAGCACACTTCTCACAGTACAAGTTAACCATGTTACTACTCAAGCAACTTGAAAATCTAGGCTTCCAAACATGCGTACCTGAAAGCTCAGAAGGAAATATGCAGTTTCgtgaaaagaaaatattgatGGGCCATGAGTGTGTATCCATTGACACCAGCAATGACTTCATAACCGTAACTGCATCTTCTGTAAATAATGGGAAGCAAGTAGAAAAGGATATCCATTGTAATATCCTTATTGGTGCAGACGGAGCAGGAAGTACTGTGAGAAAACTTGTAGGAATAGATATGAGAGGTGAGAAAGACTTGCAAAAACTTGTCAGTGTCCATTTTCTTAGCAAACGCCTTGGACAATTTTTGCTTAAGGAAAATCCCGGCATGCTCTTCTTTATCTTTAATACTGAAGCAATTGGGGTCCTTGTTGCTCATGATCTCAGGCAAGGAGAATTTGTTTTGCAGGTATGATATGCGTAAATGTAAAAATATCACCATTTTTGTCTTGCAACTGGATTTTTACGAATCAAATGTATGATGCTTGTTATATTATTGCAGATACCATTTTATCCACCTCAGCAAACAATTGAGGATTTCAGTCCAAAGGTAACATCTACTCATAACAAAAAGGTTTATAccgatttttttaatgacatttGTCATAATATGAGGAATAAAATATCTTGCTAATGCTAAAACATGGAGTTTTAAAGAGGTCGTAGATCATGCCTGTTGATGTAATTAAACTTGGTACATTTTATGTAAGTATTAACACACTGAAAGGGGTTTGATTCTTAATAGGCATGTGAGAAGTTAATCAGCAAACTTGTTGGTAGGGAGTTTGGAGATGTAGATGTAATTGATATAAAGCCATGGATTATGCATGCTGAAGTTGCTGAGAGGTTTGTATGTTGTGGCAACCGAATAATACTTGCTGGTGATGCTGCTCATCGATTTCCACCTGCTGGTGGATTTGGTTAGTTGCTTTTATCTTTATGTAGATAATAGTGTTTACTAGTGTGAAACAAAAATAGTTTGCACTGTATCACGTCGTACCTGTGCAAAATAGGGTAGAATccatatttttctctttttccaTGGAACATGATGGTATCATGTTTGGAGAGAGGCGGTCTCAAGTGGAATGTATGGGATATGTTTGTGTCTTTCTT
It contains:
- the LOC123907982 gene encoding putative polyketide hydroxylase — its product is MGFLGFIRRYNYPFKDKTRNRAYLIQHMQRRGFSKEQVFKGDDAVLPVLIIGAGPVGLVLSILLTKLGINCTVLERNKAFSKHPQAHFINNRSMEIFRKIDGLVEEIQRSQPPVDLWRKFVYCTSLSGSILGSVDHIQPQDLEHVASPVSVAHFSQYKLTMLLLKQLENLGFQTCVPESSEGNMQFREKKILMGHECVSIDTSNDFITVTASSVNNGKQVEKDIHCNILIGADGAGSTVRKLVGIDMRGEKDLQKLVSVHFLSKRLGQFLLKENPGMLFFIFNTEAIGVLVAHDLRQGEFVLQIPFYPPQQTIEDFSPKACEKLISKLVGREFGDVDVIDIKPWIMHAEVAERFVCCGNRIILAGDAAHRFPPAGGFGMNTGIQDAHNLAWKVASVIKGIAPTSMLNTYDMERRPISVFNTRLSLENYRAAMSVPATLGLNPTVANTVHKVIINGVGSILPSGLQRLALDGIFAIGRAQLSESVLNESNPLGSSRLAKLRHIFEEGKSLQLQFPAEDLGFRYLQGAIVPESSDVGSPPQVPTGRRRDYIPSAQPGCRLPHMFVRVNPLSKKMVSTHDLVSGDKVEFVLIIAPVKESYHLAREAFKVAEERQVSLKVCVFWPTDSGVGLDKGSKEALSPWKNYADVVEVCSTTANWWDMCNMTNRGAILVRPDEHIAWRTISGLAGDPRAEMQRVFSSILRAH